The following coding sequences lie in one Halogeometricum rufum genomic window:
- the hisI gene encoding phosphoribosyl-AMP cyclohydrolase, protein MTEDVEVDFGDDGLVPAVAQDADSGEVLMLAYVSPEALERTRETGRAHYYSRSRDELWEKGATSGHTQSVREVRVDCDADTLLYLVDQTGGACHTGHRSCFYRTVDGEEVGETVFDPDDVY, encoded by the coding sequence ATGACCGAGGACGTCGAGGTGGACTTCGGCGACGACGGACTCGTCCCCGCCGTCGCGCAGGACGCCGACTCCGGTGAAGTGTTGATGCTCGCGTACGTCTCGCCCGAGGCGCTCGAACGCACGCGCGAGACGGGCCGAGCGCACTACTACTCCCGCAGTCGTGACGAACTCTGGGAGAAGGGCGCGACCAGCGGGCACACCCAGTCGGTCCGCGAGGTCCGCGTGGACTGCGACGCGGACACCCTGCTGTACCTCGTCGACCAGACCGGCGGGGCGTGCCACACCGGCCACCGCTCGTGTTTCTACCGCACCGTCGACGGCGAGGAGGTGGGCGAGACAGTGTTCGACCCCGACGACGTCTACTGA
- a CDS encoding DUF7576 family protein, whose amino-acid sequence MTDSPDQEIADASQHPRDGTYLKRCATCAAEIDPSRRHLAATAPDDPSTVYLFCSEDCRVAWTDDAD is encoded by the coding sequence GTGACAGACTCACCCGACCAGGAGATCGCCGACGCGTCGCAGCACCCCCGCGACGGAACGTATCTGAAGCGCTGTGCGACCTGCGCCGCCGAGATAGACCCCTCCCGCCGCCACCTCGCCGCGACTGCCCCGGACGACCCCTCGACGGTCTACCTGTTCTGCAGCGAGGACTGCAGAGTCGCGTGGACCGACGACGCTGACTGA
- a CDS encoding GNAT family N-acetyltransferase, whose product MQGPVTVRPVASFAEYCDAMRTWRLAWRAAFDHILPAASLPAADVPADRLDRLEAAYEDVTLHDDVFVATAAGAGAAGADSSPAAANSPPADADTGVVGFAHAVWDADRTESFVPADDAELRALYVRPDDWGDGVGSALLSHVERAAPADGDARRLVLQTFADNEDGRAFYRARGFDAVGEGSYEVDDESYPTVVFAKSLRLETEEAE is encoded by the coding sequence ATGCAGGGTCCCGTGACCGTCCGCCCCGTCGCCTCGTTCGCGGAGTACTGCGACGCCATGCGGACGTGGCGTCTCGCGTGGCGCGCCGCGTTCGACCACATCCTCCCGGCCGCGTCGCTGCCGGCCGCGGACGTACCCGCCGACCGACTGGACCGACTCGAAGCGGCGTACGAGGACGTGACGCTCCACGACGACGTGTTCGTCGCCACGGCCGCCGGCGCGGGGGCGGCCGGCGCAGACTCGTCGCCCGCCGCCGCGAACTCGCCGCCCGCCGACGCCGACACCGGTGTCGTCGGGTTCGCACACGCCGTCTGGGACGCCGACCGCACGGAGTCGTTCGTCCCTGCCGACGATGCCGAACTGCGCGCACTGTACGTTCGCCCCGACGACTGGGGCGACGGCGTCGGCTCCGCCCTCCTCTCGCACGTCGAACGGGCCGCCCCCGCCGACGGCGACGCGCGGCGACTCGTCCTCCAGACGTTCGCCGACAACGAGGACGGCCGCGCGTTCTACCGCGCCCGCGGCTTCGATGCGGTCGGCGAGGGCTCGTACGAGGTGGACGACGAGTCGTATCCGACGGTGGTGTTCGCGAAGTCGCTGCGGCTAGAAACTGAGGAGGCCGAATAG
- a CDS encoding A24 family peptidase — translation MFASVPDILRLAIVPLLGWAAWRDVETRRVPSVVWYPLVVLGVLLLAWDSLSHLAFRPADQLYFLRVGISLLFVAPLSYLFWRLGGFGGADAKALITIAVLLPTFPQYLLPGLSLPTVRTTLGVFSMTVLTNTVVLAVGYPLALAARNLLEGTVELPLMFLGRRIPVSSLSTAHGRLFETTTGYTRNGLDIDALRMYLRWRGTSLSELREHPDRHRDPTSITETHDPTDGAVGDGMAVDGGTVAEADPWGAEAFLADIDSTAYGTTPEKLRDGLQVVTTRESVWISPGIPFIVPMFLGTVVAFTYGDIVFGIVGALGLV, via the coding sequence ATGTTCGCGTCCGTACCCGACATCCTTCGTCTCGCCATCGTCCCCCTGTTAGGGTGGGCGGCGTGGCGCGACGTCGAGACGCGACGGGTCCCCTCAGTCGTGTGGTATCCGCTCGTCGTTCTCGGCGTCCTCCTCCTCGCGTGGGACTCGCTGTCTCACCTGGCGTTCAGGCCCGCCGACCAACTCTACTTCCTCCGCGTGGGAATCAGCCTCCTGTTCGTCGCGCCCCTCTCGTACCTGTTCTGGCGACTCGGCGGGTTCGGCGGGGCGGACGCGAAAGCGCTCATCACCATCGCCGTCCTCCTGCCGACCTTTCCGCAGTATCTCCTGCCGGGACTGTCACTCCCGACGGTCAGGACGACGCTCGGCGTGTTCTCGATGACCGTCCTCACGAACACCGTCGTGCTGGCGGTGGGCTATCCGCTCGCCCTCGCCGCGCGGAACCTCCTCGAGGGAACCGTCGAACTGCCGCTGATGTTCCTCGGCCGCCGCATCCCCGTCTCGTCGCTGTCGACGGCGCACGGCCGCCTGTTCGAGACGACGACGGGCTACACCCGCAACGGCCTCGACATCGACGCCCTGCGGATGTACCTCCGCTGGCGGGGGACGAGCCTGTCGGAACTCCGCGAACACCCCGACAGGCACCGCGACCCGACGAGCATCACCGAGACGCACGACCCGACGGACGGCGCCGTCGGCGACGGGATGGCCGTCGACGGCGGCACCGTCGCCGAGGCGGACCCGTGGGGCGCGGAGGCGTTCTTAGCGGACATCGACTCGACGGCGTACGGCACGACGCCGGAGAAACTCCGCGACGGCCTGCAGGTGGTGACGACGCGCGAGTCGGTGTGGATTTCGCCGGGCATCCCGTTCATCGTCCCGATGTTCCTCGGTACCGTCGTCGCGTTCACCTACGGCGACATCGTGTTCGGTATCGTCGGCGCACTCGGTCTGGTCTGA
- a CDS encoding DUF7118 family protein: MSDETPNADDADDLRERLLAARADRDDAEAAIAETGEESVVAAADAYRKATRLLDDYEESAVGTGDFQAYVEFQDKFLGLVEDLPEDLPDRDAFEAAADRMDRRRLRERDFEGARADLEPAAAYVDRLDRRTETTDALTEARRDAKLLLNDLDDRIEELERLVKLGEADVDAPVERLRDPIEAYDERVTEEFRSFKSSASIREVLSVVEAAEWYPLVEFRSPPRDLREFARESPDADEPIPTLLDYADYTGSKLDHYAEDPAMLQTSVAVHRTYLERLDAGPLRVPSPPPDAETLRRRANELVSVLSRFADEETIAALRRVRELTRRDDYERLRTATRARTELTDDELERLRSGAVESDLAELRDARDALAEALSEDGG; the protein is encoded by the coding sequence ATGTCCGACGAGACGCCGAACGCCGACGATGCGGACGACCTGCGCGAGCGACTGCTCGCGGCGCGCGCTGACCGCGACGACGCCGAGGCGGCCATCGCGGAGACGGGCGAGGAGTCCGTCGTCGCGGCCGCCGACGCCTACCGGAAGGCGACTCGCCTCCTCGACGACTACGAGGAGTCCGCCGTCGGTACCGGCGACTTCCAGGCGTACGTCGAGTTCCAGGACAAGTTCCTCGGACTCGTCGAGGACCTGCCGGAGGACCTGCCCGACCGCGACGCGTTCGAGGCGGCGGCCGACCGGATGGACCGCCGTCGCCTCCGCGAACGCGACTTCGAGGGGGCCCGCGCGGACCTCGAACCGGCCGCGGCGTACGTCGACCGCCTCGACCGCAGGACGGAGACGACGGACGCTCTCACGGAGGCGCGGCGCGACGCGAAACTCCTCCTGAACGACCTCGACGACCGAATCGAGGAGTTGGAACGACTGGTGAAACTCGGCGAGGCGGACGTGGACGCGCCGGTCGAACGCCTGCGCGACCCCATCGAGGCGTACGACGAACGCGTGACCGAGGAGTTCCGGTCGTTCAAGTCGTCGGCGTCCATCCGCGAGGTGCTGTCGGTGGTCGAGGCCGCCGAGTGGTACCCGCTGGTCGAGTTCCGCTCGCCGCCGCGGGACCTGCGCGAGTTCGCCCGCGAGAGCCCCGACGCCGACGAACCGATTCCGACGCTCCTCGACTACGCCGACTACACCGGGTCGAAACTCGACCACTACGCCGAGGACCCGGCGATGCTCCAGACGTCCGTCGCCGTCCACCGGACGTACCTCGAACGCCTCGACGCCGGCCCCCTCCGCGTGCCGTCGCCGCCGCCGGACGCCGAGACGCTTCGCCGGCGGGCGAACGAACTCGTCTCCGTGCTGTCGCGGTTCGCCGACGAGGAGACGATAGCCGCGCTCCGACGGGTCCGCGAGTTGACTCGCCGCGACGACTACGAGCGACTCCGGACGGCGACGCGCGCGCGGACGGAACTCACCGACGACGAACTGGAGCGACTGCGTTCGGGCGCCGTCGAGTCGGACCTGGCCGAACTCCGCGACGCCCGCGACGCACTCGCCGAGGCGCTCTCCGAGGACGGCGGCTGA
- a CDS encoding DUF7331 family protein yields the protein MPTDTDTEPASNATNRGRYRFIQYDDDGTTVCIVQDAENHRAWLQSTHTVAVER from the coding sequence ATGCCCACCGACACCGACACCGAACCCGCATCGAACGCGACGAACCGCGGCCGCTACAGATTCATCCAGTACGACGACGACGGCACCACCGTCTGCATCGTTCAGGACGCCGAGAACCACCGGGCGTGGCTCCAGTCCACCCACACCGTCGCCGTCGAACGGTGA
- a CDS encoding HalOD1 output domain-containing protein, with amino-acid sequence MNERKNVTVRPEEDLCFTIVETVSDLTNTPPLELDPLGNVVETDALETLFGPARETAEHDAYLTFRYEGCSVAVDSDGSVSVTRAPTPADVDQPISLGTDANSAAGDRYDANYR; translated from the coding sequence ATGAACGAGCGAAAGAACGTCACCGTACGCCCCGAAGAGGATCTCTGTTTCACTATCGTCGAGACGGTCTCCGACCTGACGAACACCCCGCCGCTCGAACTCGACCCGTTGGGGAACGTGGTCGAGACGGACGCTCTCGAAACGCTGTTCGGTCCCGCCCGCGAAACGGCTGAACACGACGCTTACCTGACGTTCCGCTACGAGGGCTGCAGCGTCGCCGTCGACAGCGACGGGAGCGTCTCGGTGACGCGCGCGCCCACGCCCGCCGACGTCGACCAGCCCATCTCGCTCGGCACCGACGCGAACTCGGCGGCCGGCGACCGATACGATGCAAACTACCGATAA